A window of the Lolium perenne isolate Kyuss_39 chromosome 7, Kyuss_2.0, whole genome shotgun sequence genome harbors these coding sequences:
- the LOC127316810 gene encoding plant intracellular Ras-group-related LRR protein 4: MGSAAVEPEAFATAEAVVGEITRLHRSLPPRPPPEDVEAADALARAADREERARLDAVEALRRAPAVPEELFCVARDMHRALAGFRCRDQKRDAARLLDLDALHNLFDDLITRASHCVPSSSSSCAAPPRFASNGGASTSSSSYSSAGPVAAVSDRSSFATNGGFGAVGTNMGRVSMDDSYVNKAKAAVWDGGAVTASSHAPRGAVAAAHSLPVPMDTSYGDGTEKLSLIKLASMIEVAAKKGAQELNLQAKLMAQIEWIPDSIGKLTGLVTLDISENRLVSLPETIGKLFSLARLDLHANRIAQLPDSVGDLRSLIYLDLRGNQLTALPSSIGRLVNLQELDVGANRIVSLPDSIGSLTRLKKLLVETNDLDELPYTIGQCVSLVELNAGYNHLKALPEAVGKLESLEILAVRYNNIRSLPTTMATLTNLKELDASFNELESIPENFCFATSLVKLNVGNNFADMQSLPRSIGNFELLEELDISNNQIKVLPDSFRTLKRLRVLRAEENPLQVPPREIALKGAQAAVQYMEEYATKKATKPQPVKGRNTWAQFCFFSGPNKRKHDRIEDTDT, from the exons ATGGGCAGCGCCGCGGTGGAGCCGGAGGCGTTCGCCACGGCGGAGGCGGTGGTGGGGGAGATCACGCGGCTGCACCGCTCgctgccgccgcggccgccgcccgaGGACGTGGAAGCCGCCGACGCGCTGGCGCGCGCCGCGGACCGGGAGGAGCGCGCGCGCCTCGACGCCGTCGAGGCCCTCCGGCGGGCCCCCGCCGTGCCCGAGGAGCTCTTCTGCGTCGCGCGGGACATGCACCGCGCGCTGGCCGGCTTCCGCTGCCGGGACCAGAAGCGCGACGCCGCGCGCCTCCTCGACCTCGACGCCCTGCACAACCTCTTCGACGACCTCATCACGCGCGCCTCCCACTGCGTGCCCTCCTCCTCTTCCAGCTGCGCCGCCCCGCCGCGATTCGCCAGCAACGGCGGCGCCAGTACCTCCTCGTCCAGCTACTCCTCGGCGGGGCCCGTGGCGGCTGTCTCCGACCGCTCATCTTTCGCCACCAACGGCGGATTCGGTGCCGTGGGCACGAACATGGGCCGTGTCTCCATGGATGACAGCTACGTCAACAAGGCCAAGGCGGCGGTGTGGGATGGCGGGGCTGTCACAGCGAGCTCACATGCGCCGCGAGGAGCCGTCGCCGCCGCACACTCCCTGCCGGTTCCAATGGATACCAGTTATG GAGATGGTACGGAGAAATTGAGCCTGATTAAGCTAGCTAGCATGATTGAAGTGGCCGCCAAGAAAGGCGCTCAGGAACTCAACTTGCAAGCAAAACTCATGGCCCAGATTGAGTGGATACCTGATTCAATCGGAAAGCTCACTGGTCTTGTTACCCTCGATATTTCAGAGAACCGGCTTGTGTCTTTGCCAGAAACTATCGGGAAGCTTTTCTCTTTGGCCAGGCTGGATCTTCATGCTAATCGAATCGCTCAACTCCCTGACTCGGTCGGGGATCTTCGCAGCTTGATTTACCTTGATCTCAGGGGCAATCAGCTTACAGCATTGCCCTCTAGTATCGGCAGGTTGGTGAACCTTCAGGAGCTTGATGTGGGTGCGAACCGGATTGTCTCGCTACCTGATTCAATAGGAAGCCTTACACGCCTGAAGAAGTTACTGGTCGAGACAAACGACCTTGATGAGCTACCTTACACAATCGGTCAGTGTGTTTCACTGGTCGAATTGAATGCAGGCTATAATCACCTGAAGGCTCTTCCAGAGGCTGTTGGGAAGCTAGAATCTCTGGAGATCCTTGCTGTGAGGTACAACAATATCAGGAGCCTTCCAACTACAATGGCCACTCTCACTAACCTCAAGGAGCTCGACGCCAGCTTCAACGAGCTTGAGTCAATTCCTGAGAACTTTTGTTTTGCGACTTCTCTTGTTAAACTGAATGTCGGGAACAACTTTGCTGACATGCAATCTCTGCCTCGCTCTATTGGCAACTTTGAGCTGCTGGAAGAGTTGGATATAAGCAATAACCAGATCAAGGTTCTTCCAGATTCCTTTAGAACTCTGAAGCGACTCCGTGTGCTTCGTGCAGAAGAGAATCCTCTACAGGTGCCACCGAGGGAGATAGCTTTGAAGGGAGCTCAG GCGGCCGTCCAATACATGGAGGAATATGCTACCAAGAAAGCTACGAAGCCACAGCCAGTGAAGGGAAGGAACACTTGGGCTCAGTTCTGCTTTTTCTCCGGTCCTAACAAAAGAAAGCATGATCGGATAGAAGACACTGATACATGA
- the LOC127315871 gene encoding putative FBD-associated F-box protein At3g50710, translating to METTTLRPAKQPSLEELDLISLLPDEILGTIISLLHIEEGAGTAILSRRWRHLWRSSPLNLDDGSHLWLLPNARQVASKILSEHQGDGRRLKVHHIADLVRWIESPALDNLQEIDLRIGSLPPSVLRFAPTLRVAVFSYCSFFLKDTPRAFSFPHLKELSLTSVAMREETLHSVLSGCPVLESLLIDNCTGLRSIAVCDDGLMAKHFDFIKVDHMDEIVIEDAPRLERLIRSLQFEPTPIIRVIRAPKLEILGPMTDDIAKFKLETTFSEEMADGALNTTMRSVKVLHLNSVGPNLGAVVRFLKLFPCLEKLYIMSCPKKNSRKKTKNNRQHPGTQDPIECLDHLKELVLRIYRFGDKQELDFAKFFVLNAEVLELMTFSVHYNRHNADRKQQHKLLKFDSRASLGARNYLDTHELHSLLSFCIDMGVQPSVAESDCSAVAYTVNANSQDMSRICFLMEWLAPETVVFLPRFNSI from the exons ATGGAGACCACGACGCTTCGCCCAGCCAAGCAGCCGAGTCTGGAAGAACTCGATCTCATTAGCCTCCTCCCCGACGAGATCCTGGGCACCATCATCTCCCTCCTCCACATCGAGGAAGGCGCGGGCACTGCCATCCTCTCCCGCCGCTGGCGCCACCTGTGGCGCTCCTCTCCGCTCAACCTCGACGATGGCAGCCACCTCTGGTTGCTTCCCAATGCCAGGCAAGTCGCATCCAAGATTCTCTCCGAGCACCAGGGCGACGGACGCCGCCTCAAGGTCCATCACATCGCCGACTTGGTTCGCTGGATCGAGTCCCCCGCCCTTGATAATCTCCAGGAGATCGACCTCCGGATCGGATCGCTGCCTCCATCTGTGCTCCGATTCGCACCGACCCTTCGTGTGGCCGTCTTCTCCTACTGCAGCTTCTTCCTCAAGGACACGCCCCGGGCTTTCAGTTTCCCGCACCTCAAGGAACTCTCCTTGACCTCGGTTGCCATGCGGGAAGAAACACTCCACAGCGTTCTCTCCGGATGCCCTGTCCTCGAGAGCCTGCTGATTGACAATTGCACTGGCCTCAG GAGCATCGCCGTCTGTGACGATGGGCTAATGGCTAAACATTTTGATTTCATTAAAGTTGACCACATGGATGAAATTGTGATCGAGGATGCCCCTCGCCTGGAAAGATTAATTAGGTCTCTTCAGTTTGAGCCCACTCCAATCATCCGTGTAATCAGGGCGCCCAAGCTGGAGATCTTGGGTCCAATGACGGATGATATTGCTAAATTTAAGCTTGAAACCACATTTTCTGAG GAGATGGCTGATGGCGCCTTGAATACGACGATGCGCAGCGTGAAGGTTTTGCATCTCAATTCAGTTGGCCCTAATCTTGGTGCAGTTGTTCGCTTCCTCAAACTCTTTCCTTGCTTGGAGAAGTTGTACATCATG TCATGTCCCAAGAAGAATTCTCGGAAGAAAACAAAAAATAATAGACAGCATCCTGGCACCCAAGATCCTATCGAATGCCTTGACCATCTGAAAGAACTTGTGTTAAGGATTTACAGGTTTGGCGACAAGCAGGAGCTTGACTTTGCCAAATTCTTTGTTCTGAATGCTGAAGTGCTAGAGCTGATGACATTTTCTGTCCATTACAACAGACATAATGCTGATCGGAAGCAACAGCACAAGCTCCTTAAGTTTGACAGTAGGGCTTCTCTAGGTGCTCGA AATTACCTTGACACTCACGAGCTCCACAGTCTTCTTTCTTTCTGCATTGATATGGGAGTACAGCCCTCTGTTGCTGAGTCTGATTGTTCAGCTGTTGCGTATACTGTCAATGCCAACTCCCAGGATATGTCAAGAATATGTTTCTT AATGGAATGGCTGGCACCTGAGACTGTCGTGTTCCTGCCCAGGTTCAACTCTATCTGA